A DNA window from Halomicrobium mukohataei DSM 12286 contains the following coding sequences:
- a CDS encoding MFS transporter yields MLGDKRGYQLLYFVFFASSNGFVVFRNAYFEELGLTGGQMGLLGALLVVGGMIAQPIWGGVADRFAASKPVLLIAAGVSSVAVLAFPLAGRVPDPFLLLVLATALLSTVRSPIVPITNAMILSRGVDYGQVRAFGSIAFGLGSLVIGWLLSRFATEIVFYIYAVGMVVLILIVRSVPDADADLTPDLRREAVKLLRNRRFLLLLGVAVLLGGASSSGSAYFSVYVRAIGAPDSLTGTAWMVKTVGEAVIFLSMAKIGLANRTQLSLGAALFAGCYLVYAAVGTATAIMAVQLVLGVGLALYNLAVVEFAHRFSPDELTSTGQAVLSAFGIGTGRALGQLGAGNVMDLVGVQSMYFVLSALAAAALLLSLGFHGPALRRVGNAAGVGRYSNN; encoded by the coding sequence ATGCTCGGGGACAAACGCGGCTATCAGTTGCTGTATTTCGTCTTCTTCGCTTCCTCGAACGGTTTCGTCGTCTTCCGGAACGCCTACTTCGAGGAACTCGGACTGACCGGGGGGCAGATGGGGCTGTTGGGTGCGCTGCTCGTCGTCGGCGGGATGATCGCCCAGCCGATCTGGGGCGGCGTGGCCGATCGCTTCGCCGCCTCCAAACCGGTCCTGTTGATCGCGGCCGGGGTGTCGAGCGTGGCCGTTCTCGCCTTCCCGCTGGCCGGGCGCGTCCCCGATCCCTTCCTCTTGCTCGTGCTGGCGACGGCGCTGCTCTCGACGGTGCGGTCACCGATCGTTCCGATCACCAACGCGATGATCCTCTCCCGTGGCGTCGACTACGGACAGGTCCGGGCCTTCGGCTCGATCGCGTTCGGACTGGGGAGCCTCGTCATCGGGTGGCTGCTCTCGCGGTTCGCGACGGAGATCGTCTTCTACATCTACGCGGTCGGGATGGTCGTGCTGATCCTGATCGTCCGCAGCGTGCCCGACGCCGACGCCGACCTGACGCCGGATCTCCGACGGGAGGCCGTCAAGCTCCTGCGCAACCGACGGTTCCTGCTCTTGCTCGGCGTCGCGGTGCTGCTGGGTGGGGCCAGTTCCTCGGGCAGCGCCTACTTCTCGGTGTACGTTCGGGCGATCGGTGCGCCGGACAGCCTCACGGGGACGGCGTGGATGGTCAAGACCGTCGGCGAGGCCGTCATCTTCCTCTCGATGGCCAAGATCGGGCTCGCCAACCGCACGCAGCTCTCGCTCGGTGCCGCCCTCTTTGCCGGCTGTTACCTCGTCTACGCCGCCGTGGGAACGGCGACGGCGATCATGGCGGTCCAGCTGGTGCTGGGCGTCGGGCTGGCGCTGTACAACCTCGCCGTCGTCGAGTTCGCCCACCGCTTCTCGCCCGACGAGCTGACCTCGACGGGACAGGCGGTGCTGTCGGCCTTCGGGATCGGGACCGGGCGCGCGCTGGGACAACTGGGTGCCGGGAACGTGATGGACCTCGTGGGCGTCCAGTCGATGTACTTCGTGCTATCGGCGCTCGCGGCCGCCGCCCTCCTGTTGAGCCTGGGCTTTCACGGCCCGGCGTTGCGGCGGGTTGGCAACGCTGCCGGCGTCGGACGGTATAGTAACAATTGA
- a CDS encoding ferredoxin, whose product MADEDAPVDPSQMGGTDAPPVEDKPYKIIFEANKCIGAGKCAEVSHNWDLNLDTGIAAPKMYFVGEDEVDDEIRAAEVCPAKKDVGVIHVVDRRTDEEIAPDPEGDGTLSVDW is encoded by the coding sequence ATGGCAGACGAAGACGCTCCGGTCGACCCGAGCCAGATGGGTGGGACCGACGCGCCGCCGGTCGAGGACAAACCCTACAAGATCATCTTCGAGGCCAACAAGTGCATCGGCGCGGGCAAGTGCGCCGAGGTCTCGCACAACTGGGACCTGAACCTCGACACCGGGATCGCCGCACCGAAGATGTACTTCGTCGGCGAGGACGAGGTCGACGACGAGATCCGTGCCGCCGAGGTGTGTCCGGCCAAGAAAGACGTGGGCGTCATCCACGTGGTCGACCGCCGGACCGACGAGGAGATCGCTCCCGACCCCGAGGGCGACGGGACGCTGTCGGTCGACTGGTGA
- a CDS encoding ABC transporter ATP-binding protein — MSDTERQTATEPTVASRDDPLLRVEGLTKHFPNDEGFLSWLQLRPGDGDGLVDLGREWVRAVEDVSFEIYEGETLGLVGESGCGKSTLARTILQLIEPTDGSVYFRGEDLAAMDGETLRRNRRDIQMIFQDPQSSLDPRMKVGKIVEEPMRAHGMYDESGREARARELLSKVGLDPQHYNRYPHAFSGGQRQRINLARALSVNPDFVVCDEPVSALDVSIQAQVLNTMRELQAEFGLTYLFIAHDLSVIRHISDRVAVMYLGQLVELAEKEELFENPQHPYTRALLESIPVPDPRVEGTRGVLEGDVPSPIEPPSGCRFRTRCPELIAPSAFELTDEEWAQVRQFTRSVTRHSFELAGANAIRAEFFGPRLPDGEAGRIVSRAIDLLVDDRWDEAAALLTESFTDPSICARERPRYEVPAEYGSGRHVAECHRHREDGSGR; from the coding sequence ATGAGTGACACCGAGCGCCAGACCGCGACGGAGCCGACCGTCGCGTCCCGCGACGATCCCCTCTTGCGCGTCGAAGGGCTGACCAAGCACTTCCCCAACGACGAGGGGTTCCTCTCGTGGTTGCAGCTGCGACCGGGCGACGGCGACGGGCTGGTCGACCTCGGTCGAGAGTGGGTCCGGGCCGTCGAGGACGTGTCCTTCGAGATCTACGAGGGCGAGACGCTCGGGCTGGTCGGCGAATCGGGCTGTGGGAAGAGCACGCTCGCGCGGACGATCCTCCAGTTGATCGAACCGACCGACGGCTCGGTGTACTTCCGGGGCGAGGACCTCGCCGCCATGGACGGGGAGACGCTCCGGCGGAACCGCCGCGACATTCAGATGATCTTTCAGGACCCACAGTCGTCGCTGGACCCGCGCATGAAGGTGGGCAAGATCGTCGAGGAGCCGATGCGCGCCCACGGGATGTACGACGAGTCCGGGCGAGAGGCCCGCGCCCGCGAACTCCTGTCGAAGGTCGGTCTCGATCCACAGCACTACAACCGGTACCCACACGCGTTCTCGGGCGGCCAGCGCCAGCGCATCAACCTCGCACGGGCGCTGTCGGTCAATCCGGACTTCGTCGTCTGTGACGAGCCCGTCTCGGCGCTCGACGTGTCCATCCAGGCCCAGGTGCTCAACACGATGCGCGAGCTTCAGGCGGAGTTCGGCCTCACCTACCTCTTTATCGCGCACGACCTGAGCGTCATCCGCCACATCTCCGATCGGGTCGCGGTGATGTACCTCGGACAACTGGTGGAACTCGCCGAGAAAGAGGAGCTGTTCGAGAACCCACAGCACCCCTACACGCGGGCGCTGCTGGAGTCGATTCCCGTGCCCGACCCCCGCGTCGAAGGGACCAGGGGCGTCCTCGAAGGCGACGTACCCAGCCCGATCGAACCGCCGAGTGGCTGTCGCTTCCGGACGCGCTGTCCGGAGCTGATCGCACCGTCGGCGTTCGAACTGACCGACGAGGAGTGGGCGCAGGTGCGACAGTTCACTCGCTCGGTCACGCGCCACAGCTTCGAGCTGGCCGGGGCGAACGCCATCCGCGCGGAGTTTTTCGGCCCGCGGCTTCCCGACGGTGAGGCCGGCCGGATCGTCTCACGCGCGATCGATCTGCTCGTCGACGATCGCTGGGACGAAGCCGCCGCCCTCCTGACGGAGTCGTTTACGGACCCCAGCATCTGTGCCCGAGAACGGCCACGCTACGAGGTGCCGGCCGAGTACGGGAGCGGTCGTCACGTCGCCGAGTGCCACCGACACCGGGAGGACGGGAGCGGTCGGTGA
- a CDS encoding ABC transporter ATP-binding protein: protein MSHPLLRVENLQTHFFTEDGVVQAVDGISFTVEAGEIVGLVGESGAGKSVASASLLRLIEEPGRIVGGRVEFDGETLFEIETDRDGNPVLDEDGRPVETDDSLSRREMRTRIRGREIAIIFQDPMESLNPVYTVGGQLREFIEVNRDLGKRAARDEAIEMLREVGIPEAGARYDDYPHQFSGGMRQRVLIAMALACEPSLIVADEPTTALDVTVEGQILDLVADLQERYGTAFVWVTHDMGVVAEICDRVNVLYLGEIVEQAGVDELFYDTRHPYTEALLRSIPRPDRTVEELDPIAGVMPEAIDPPSGCRFHTRCPEAREACTQVDPDCRVLVDGAHPHRSACLKHDVFDGVGYETSPPLDNETRSGVDVTLTGDGGRLRGESDE from the coding sequence ATGTCACACCCACTGCTCCGCGTCGAGAACCTGCAGACCCACTTTTTCACCGAGGACGGCGTCGTTCAGGCGGTCGACGGCATCAGTTTCACCGTCGAGGCCGGCGAGATCGTCGGTCTGGTCGGCGAGTCCGGAGCCGGCAAGAGCGTCGCGTCGGCGTCGCTACTCCGGCTGATCGAGGAGCCGGGCCGGATCGTCGGCGGACGCGTCGAGTTCGACGGCGAGACCCTGTTCGAGATCGAGACCGACCGCGACGGCAACCCCGTGCTCGACGAAGACGGGCGACCCGTCGAGACCGACGACTCGCTGTCCCGGCGAGAGATGCGCACCCGCATTCGGGGCCGGGAGATCGCGATCATCTTCCAGGACCCCATGGAGTCGCTCAATCCCGTCTACACCGTCGGTGGCCAGCTCCGGGAGTTCATCGAGGTGAACCGCGATCTGGGCAAGCGGGCCGCCAGAGACGAGGCCATCGAGATGCTCCGCGAGGTCGGCATTCCCGAAGCTGGGGCCCGGTACGACGACTATCCACACCAGTTCTCGGGCGGGATGCGCCAGCGGGTGCTGATCGCGATGGCGCTGGCCTGCGAGCCGTCGCTGATCGTCGCCGACGAGCCCACGACCGCGCTGGACGTGACCGTGGAGGGACAGATCCTCGACCTGGTCGCCGACCTCCAGGAGAGGTACGGAACCGCGTTCGTCTGGGTCACCCACGACATGGGCGTTGTCGCGGAGATCTGCGACCGCGTGAACGTGCTGTACCTCGGGGAGATCGTCGAGCAGGCCGGCGTCGACGAACTGTTTTACGACACGAGACACCCCTACACCGAGGCGCTCCTGCGCTCGATCCCCCGACCGGATCGGACCGTCGAGGAACTGGACCCCATCGCGGGGGTCATGCCCGAAGCGATCGATCCGCCCAGTGGCTGCCGGTTCCACACGCGCTGTCCCGAGGCTCGCGAGGCGTGTACGCAGGTCGATCCCGACTGCCGCGTGCTGGTAGACGGTGCCCACCCCCACCGGTCGGCCTGTCTCAAACACGACGTGTTCGACGGCGTCGGCTACGAGACGAGTCCGCCGCTCGACAACGAGACGCGCAGCGGCGTCGACGTGACGCTGACCGGCGACGGGGGCCGACTCCGAGGTGAGAGCGATGAGTGA
- a CDS encoding ABC transporter permease, which translates to MATIDESDSPTARDAVEEPGEEPAEIEARVGWRYTFSQIRSDPTAMTGLAIIAAVTAMATFATIDSVLFEFLAGYRLFAQFGVEKYWIAKTVWVSPVSESAATPRLLPPVGFENQFGAGSWAHPLGTDDRGRDILLRLVYGSRIAVTVGLSATVVGFASGTVVGAVSGYYGDWVDDVLMRAAETLFAIPFLVLVLAFIAVFGRSLTFIVFGVGIASIPTFARLIRSRVVSIREEDYIEAAQAAGVRDRDIIFRHVIPNSFTPVLVQATLQVGTAILIVAGLSFLGFGVQPPTPSWGQMLAVSRNYMIPNPWFSVWPGLAILVTVVGFNIFGDGLRDALDPRFNN; encoded by the coding sequence ATGGCGACGATCGACGAATCCGACAGCCCGACTGCACGGGACGCCGTCGAAGAGCCCGGCGAGGAGCCCGCGGAGATCGAAGCCCGCGTGGGATGGCGGTACACGTTCTCCCAGATCCGGAGCGATCCGACGGCGATGACCGGTCTGGCGATCATCGCCGCCGTCACCGCGATGGCCACGTTCGCGACGATCGACTCCGTACTGTTCGAGTTCCTCGCGGGCTATCGCCTGTTCGCACAGTTCGGCGTCGAGAAGTACTGGATCGCCAAGACGGTGTGGGTGAGTCCGGTGAGCGAGTCGGCTGCGACCCCGCGGCTGCTCCCGCCGGTCGGCTTCGAGAATCAGTTCGGGGCCGGCTCGTGGGCCCATCCGCTGGGCACCGACGACCGGGGGCGTGACATCCTGTTGCGGCTCGTCTACGGCTCGCGGATCGCGGTCACGGTCGGGCTGAGCGCGACGGTCGTCGGCTTCGCCAGCGGCACCGTCGTCGGTGCGGTCTCTGGCTACTACGGGGACTGGGTCGACGACGTGCTGATGCGGGCCGCCGAGACGCTGTTCGCGATCCCCTTCCTCGTGCTGGTGCTGGCCTTCATCGCCGTCTTCGGCCGCTCGCTGACCTTCATCGTCTTCGGCGTCGGCATCGCGTCGATCCCCACGTTCGCCCGGCTGATCCGCTCGCGCGTCGTCAGCATTCGCGAGGAGGATTACATCGAGGCGGCGCAGGCCGCGGGCGTCCGGGACCGCGACATCATCTTCAGGCACGTCATCCCGAACAGCTTCACGCCGGTGCTGGTCCAGGCGACGCTGCAGGTCGGCACCGCGATCCTGATCGTCGCCGGGCTCTCCTTTCTCGGGTTCGGCGTCCAGCCGCCCACTCCCTCGTGGGGACAGATGTTGGCGGTCTCGCGCAACTACATGATCCCGAACCCGTGGTTCAGCGTCTGGCCGGGCCTGGCGATCCTCGTCACGGTGGTCGGGTTCAACATCTTCGGCGACGGGCTCCGAGACGCCCTCGATCCGCGCTTCAACAACTAA
- a CDS encoding ABC transporter permease → MGLVRYTVRRLLQAIPVLLGVVTITFALANAIPGDPVQIMLGPSPSQSEIAAIRARYGLDQPLWVRYANYVAALLAGDLGTSIYYDVAVTRKIGERLPATVLLMLSSYAFAILTAVPLGVISAKRRNRLTDHVSRIVSLIGVSTPSFWIGLMLILVFGFHTNLLPTTNLVMPWADPAGIRGAETRLDVLAMAGQHLLLPMITLGTLQMAAITRIERSEMLDVLTEEYVTLARAYGISERTILRKHAFRNAQLPVITIIGLQLSSAIGGAVLTEVVFEINGMGRLIVDSIARQDYPLIMGTTIVFAFVFVVGVVVTDLSYAYVDPRVSYGEAE, encoded by the coding sequence ATGGGGCTCGTTCGCTACACCGTACGGCGACTGTTGCAGGCGATCCCGGTCCTGCTCGGCGTCGTGACGATCACGTTCGCGCTGGCCAACGCGATCCCCGGTGACCCGGTCCAGATCATGCTGGGCCCGTCACCGAGCCAGAGCGAGATCGCGGCGATCCGGGCTCGGTACGGGCTCGACCAGCCGCTGTGGGTGCGATACGCGAACTACGTCGCCGCCCTGCTGGCTGGCGATCTCGGGACGAGCATCTACTACGACGTGGCCGTCACCAGGAAGATCGGCGAGCGGCTGCCGGCGACGGTCCTGTTGATGCTGTCCAGTTACGCGTTCGCGATCCTGACGGCGGTCCCGCTCGGTGTGATCTCGGCCAAGCGGCGCAACAGGCTCACCGATCACGTCTCCCGGATCGTCTCGCTGATCGGCGTGTCGACCCCCTCGTTCTGGATCGGGCTCATGCTGATCCTGGTGTTCGGGTTCCACACGAACCTGCTCCCGACGACGAACCTCGTCATGCCGTGGGCCGATCCCGCCGGGATCCGGGGCGCGGAGACGCGTCTCGACGTGCTCGCGATGGCCGGCCAGCACCTCCTCTTGCCGATGATCACGCTCGGAACGCTCCAGATGGCCGCGATCACCCGCATCGAACGCTCCGAGATGCTCGACGTGCTCACCGAGGAGTACGTCACGCTCGCGCGAGCCTACGGCATCTCCGAGCGGACGATCCTCCGGAAACACGCCTTCCGGAACGCACAGCTCCCGGTGATCACGATCATCGGCCTCCAGCTGTCGAGCGCCATCGGCGGCGCGGTGTTGACCGAGGTCGTCTTCGAAATCAACGGGATGGGGCGACTCATCGTCGACTCGATCGCGCGCCAGGACTATCCACTCATCATGGGAACGACCATCGTGTTCGCGTTCGTGTTCGTCGTCGGCGTCGTCGTGACTGACCTCTCGTACGCGTACGTCGATCCACGCGTTTCCTACGGGGAGGCCGAGTGA
- a CDS encoding ABC transporter substrate-binding protein: MKDTRHTGRIAWLSRRQYVRGVAGSALAVALAGCQGDGGEDDGGDGGAQQPEETTADSEDTATDTDDTEATTDGSITFAQAKSPVEFDPVVLNDVPSAEVAMLVFDSLYTYDEGTNLVPQIAADMPEVERGAQRWIVPIRTDATFQNGDPVTAEDVAYSFRAPVEEETENAGEFNMIDSVEVVDESTVQFDLQFQFGAFDSYLPWEIVDKSVRESDRDAYNTSSPVGAGPFTFDDWQEGEYVRLSRWDDYWGEPLPNLAEIEFVPVEEPTTRITTLRTGENDVVKNIPPANWETVENMGEASIESVLGTSYFYLAFNCNEGPTADPEVREAIDYAFSMDDAVGQYVEPTGERQYAPVPRAISEDWEFPVEEWQQIPHEPDLDRAKSLLDDNDSVPDDWQPRIIVPPDDKREQIGVSVSNGLSEAGYDATVQRLDWGAFLEQYVTGSADDYNMFTLGWAGSPDPDTFMYFLFAHDQIGTNNGTYYRNESMNEQIMNARQSNDDEQRREWYVDAIQTVLEDRVHLPAYNIKNSFGVRSHVSDFRAHPVDQFSIVSAYNNVSVQ; encoded by the coding sequence ATGAAAGACACACGGCACACGGGACGGATCGCATGGCTCTCACGGCGACAGTACGTCCGCGGCGTCGCCGGCAGTGCTCTCGCGGTCGCTCTGGCGGGCTGTCAGGGCGACGGCGGTGAGGACGATGGCGGCGACGGCGGCGCACAGCAACCGGAGGAGACGACGGCCGACAGCGAGGACACGGCGACGGACACCGACGACACAGAGGCCACGACCGACGGCTCGATCACGTTCGCACAGGCGAAATCGCCCGTGGAGTTCGATCCCGTCGTCCTGAACGACGTTCCGTCGGCCGAGGTCGCGATGCTCGTCTTCGACTCGCTGTACACGTACGACGAGGGCACCAATCTCGTTCCGCAGATCGCCGCCGACATGCCGGAGGTAGAGCGCGGAGCCCAGCGGTGGATCGTTCCGATACGGACCGACGCCACTTTCCAGAACGGCGACCCGGTCACGGCCGAAGACGTCGCTTACTCCTTCCGGGCACCGGTCGAAGAAGAGACGGAGAACGCCGGGGAGTTCAACATGATCGATAGCGTCGAAGTCGTCGACGAGTCGACCGTCCAGTTCGACCTGCAGTTCCAGTTCGGGGCATTCGACTCGTATCTCCCGTGGGAAATCGTCGACAAGTCCGTCCGCGAATCGGACAGAGACGCCTACAACACGTCAAGCCCCGTCGGAGCCGGCCCGTTCACGTTCGACGACTGGCAGGAGGGCGAGTACGTCCGGCTCAGCCGCTGGGACGACTACTGGGGAGAGCCACTCCCGAACCTCGCCGAGATCGAATTCGTCCCGGTCGAAGAGCCGACGACCCGGATCACGACGCTGCGAACCGGTGAGAACGACGTGGTAAAGAACATTCCACCGGCAAACTGGGAGACTGTCGAGAACATGGGCGAGGCCAGCATCGAGTCGGTTCTGGGAACGAGCTACTTCTATCTCGCCTTCAACTGCAACGAGGGACCCACCGCCGACCCCGAGGTGCGGGAGGCGATCGACTACGCCTTCTCGATGGACGACGCGGTCGGCCAGTACGTCGAACCGACCGGCGAGCGACAGTACGCGCCGGTTCCCAGAGCGATCTCCGAAGACTGGGAGTTCCCCGTCGAGGAGTGGCAGCAGATCCCCCACGAGCCGGATCTGGATCGGGCCAAGTCGCTGCTCGACGACAACGACAGCGTCCCGGACGACTGGCAGCCCCGGATCATCGTCCCGCCGGACGACAAGCGCGAACAGATCGGGGTCTCCGTCTCGAACGGGCTCAGCGAGGCCGGCTACGACGCGACGGTCCAGCGCCTCGACTGGGGTGCCTTCCTCGAACAGTACGTCACCGGCAGCGCCGACGACTACAACATGTTCACGCTTGGCTGGGCCGGTTCGCCCGATCCGGACACGTTCATGTACTTCCTGTTCGCCCACGACCAGATCGGCACGAACAACGGCACCTACTACCGCAACGAGTCGATGAACGAACAGATCATGAACGCCCGTCAGTCCAACGACGACGAACAGCGCCGCGAGTGGTACGTCGACGCCATCCAGACGGTGCTCGAAGACCGGGTCCACCTCCCGGCGTACAACATCAAGAACAGCTTCGGGGTCCGGAGTCACGTCTCGGACTTCCGGGCCCACCCCGTCGACCAGTTCAGCATCGTCTCGGCGTACAACAACGTCTCCGTCCAGTGA
- a CDS encoding DUF5813 family protein → MSDDSPESAASAFESNGAFEPTDDGYRVTTTAFEGTVVADDAPKWRVAYTVTVRAPTLSAATVETVGDAVTDGWFETLERRLEDAPKATRTSVELDEFGVERDGESVVVTYEFELGNADTAARVAKTFAEYVEGTYVEGVVPGYEYEGAVADLVNQAQTNGDGGAGGTPL, encoded by the coding sequence ATGAGCGACGATTCGCCCGAGAGTGCAGCTAGTGCCTTCGAGAGCAACGGCGCGTTCGAGCCGACCGACGACGGCTATCGCGTGACGACGACTGCCTTCGAGGGCACCGTCGTCGCGGACGACGCGCCGAAGTGGCGCGTCGCCTACACCGTCACCGTCCGGGCTCCGACACTGTCCGCCGCGACCGTCGAGACGGTCGGCGACGCCGTCACAGACGGCTGGTTCGAGACGCTCGAACGCCGCCTCGAAGACGCTCCCAAAGCCACCCGGACGAGCGTCGAACTGGACGAGTTTGGAGTCGAACGCGACGGCGAGAGCGTCGTCGTCACCTACGAGTTCGAGCTGGGCAACGCCGACACCGCGGCCCGCGTGGCCAAGACCTTCGCCGAGTACGTCGAGGGCACCTACGTCGAGGGGGTCGTCCCCGGTTACGAGTACGAGGGCGCGGTCGCGGACCTCGTGAACCAGGCCCAGACCAACGGCGATGGCGGGGCCGGTGGGACGCCTTTGTGA
- a CDS encoding Lrp/AsnC family transcriptional regulator: MVVAYVMVKVYTGDADRLKGEIEAIDGVTAAHIVAGDVDFIAKVVVETPAEVKDIAAKQIQEIEGVEDTQTYIAMD; the protein is encoded by the coding sequence ATGGTCGTCGCCTACGTGATGGTCAAGGTGTACACCGGCGACGCCGACCGGCTCAAAGGCGAAATCGAAGCCATCGACGGCGTCACGGCCGCTCACATCGTCGCCGGGGACGTAGACTTCATCGCGAAGGTCGTCGTCGAGACGCCCGCCGAGGTCAAAGACATCGCCGCCAAACAGATCCAGGAGATCGAGGGCGTCGAGGACACCCAGACCTACATCGCGATGGACTGA
- a CDS encoding potassium channel family protein: MRFVIVGAGRVGLRTARVLDDGGHDVVLVENDPTKVARAREEGHDVIEGDGAVETILDDADLDRADALGALTGDLNDNFVACMIAKQFDCRTVMRIDEDYREEIYRKYAGDVDEVIYPERLGAIAAKNALLGGNIRAVADIDQNLQLVEFTITEQSPMRGYSISELELPANARLLAFGKRDEPLDLPGEDETLDLGDHLVVLADFDALGDVRSIVVGETGRAAAVGGA; this comes from the coding sequence ATGCGATTCGTTATCGTGGGTGCCGGTCGCGTCGGACTCCGGACTGCTCGCGTGCTCGACGACGGCGGGCACGACGTGGTCCTCGTGGAGAACGACCCCACGAAAGTAGCGCGTGCCCGCGAAGAGGGACACGACGTGATCGAGGGCGACGGTGCGGTCGAGACGATTCTCGACGACGCCGATCTCGACCGTGCGGACGCACTCGGCGCGCTGACCGGCGACCTCAACGACAACTTCGTAGCCTGTATGATCGCCAAACAGTTCGACTGCCGGACCGTGATGCGCATCGACGAGGACTACCGCGAGGAGATTTACCGCAAGTACGCGGGCGACGTGGACGAAGTGATCTACCCCGAGCGCCTGGGTGCGATCGCCGCGAAGAACGCCCTGCTGGGCGGGAACATCCGTGCCGTCGCCGACATCGATCAGAACCTCCAGCTCGTGGAGTTCACCATCACCGAGCAGTCGCCGATGCGGGGCTACTCCATCAGCGAACTCGAACTGCCAGCCAACGCCCGACTGCTCGCGTTCGGCAAGCGCGACGAGCCCCTGGACCTGCCCGGCGAGGACGAGACACTCGATCTCGGCGACCACCTCGTCGTCCTCGCGGACTTCGACGCGCTCGGAGACGTGCGCAGCATCGTCGTCGGCGAGACCGGACGCGCGGCCGCCGTGGGGGGTGCCTGA
- a CDS encoding arginase family protein, with amino-acid sequence MFPGAATDPDAADYVLVGAPLDASTTFEPGTRFGPRRVRHYAESFEDYDRRTDQRFTELAVADHGDIGPTDDVADYLAFLRGTVRDYADDGAIPILVGGEHTVSVAGVRALDPDVFCCLDAHLDLREEYAGNSLSHATVTRHALAVADRAIVLGARSGCRSEWERASEADVTVVEPDAVADWEPDFEDERVYCSLDIDAADPGFAPGTGTREPFGLTPRVLRDVVRAVAPHAVGFDVVEVNDRDDGQAAVLAGKLLRSFVFAHADS; translated from the coding sequence ATGTTCCCTGGCGCGGCCACAGACCCCGACGCGGCCGACTACGTCCTCGTCGGTGCGCCACTCGACGCCTCGACGACGTTCGAGCCCGGGACGCGCTTCGGGCCGCGCCGCGTCCGCCACTACGCCGAGTCGTTCGAGGACTACGATCGGCGGACCGACCAGCGGTTCACCGAGCTCGCCGTCGCCGACCACGGCGACATCGGTCCGACCGACGACGTGGCCGACTATCTGGCCTTTCTCCGCGGCACCGTCCGGGACTACGCCGACGACGGGGCGATACCGATCCTGGTCGGCGGAGAACACACCGTCTCCGTCGCCGGGGTTCGGGCGCTCGATCCGGACGTGTTTTGCTGTCTCGACGCCCACCTCGACCTCCGCGAAGAGTACGCCGGCAACTCCCTGAGCCACGCGACCGTCACGCGCCACGCGCTGGCCGTCGCCGACCGGGCGATCGTTCTGGGTGCCCGCAGCGGCTGTCGAAGCGAGTGGGAGCGTGCGAGCGAGGCCGACGTGACCGTCGTCGAGCCCGACGCGGTCGCGGACTGGGAGCCCGACTTCGAGGACGAGCGGGTGTACTGCTCGCTCGACATCGACGCCGCCGATCCGGGCTTCGCACCCGGCACCGGTACCAGAGAGCCGTTCGGGCTGACCCCACGTGTGCTACGCGACGTGGTTCGGGCGGTCGCACCCCACGCCGTCGGCTTCGACGTGGTCGAGGTCAACGACCGCGACGACGGGCAGGCTGCGGTGCTCGCCGGAAAGCTGCTGCGTTCGTTCGTGTTCGCACACGCGGACAGCTGA
- a CDS encoding translation initiation factor IF-5A, which produces MPRQQTEVRELDEGSYVMMEETPCKITAYSTAKPGKHGSAKARIDGKGVFDGKKRSLSQPVDAKIWVPIIQRKQGQVVSVTGDDAQVMDLETYDTFTMRIPEDEDLNPDDEIEYLEYEEQRKIV; this is translated from the coding sequence ATGCCACGACAGCAGACCGAAGTTCGCGAACTCGACGAGGGCAGCTACGTGATGATGGAAGAGACGCCCTGCAAGATCACCGCCTACAGCACGGCCAAGCCGGGCAAGCACGGCAGTGCCAAGGCCCGTATCGACGGGAAAGGCGTCTTCGACGGCAAGAAGCGCTCGCTCTCCCAGCCCGTCGACGCGAAGATCTGGGTGCCGATCATCCAGCGAAAGCAGGGGCAGGTCGTCTCCGTCACGGGCGACGACGCCCAGGTGATGGACTTAGAGACCTACGACACGTTCACGATGCGCATCCCCGAGGACGAGGATCTCAACCCCGACGACGAGATCGAGTACCTGGAGTACGAGGAACAGCGCAAGATCGTCTAA